The nucleotide sequence CAGTACACCATGATTCAAACAAAAAACAGCCTGAACTCTTTCCCTCCCCACAAAACTTTAGGCGAAGATGCAGCAGCAACTTGATCACTGGACCTTGACTGACAGCTCGCTCGCTTCCAGCCGTCGACCCAGGCCATCCCGTCTACAACGCCATCCCGGGACGCTACGCCAACCGCATCGGCAACGGGAAATACTCCATCGACGGCGTCGAGTACACCACGCAGAAAAACGACGGCGACAACACCCTCCACAGCGGGACGAACAACTGGTCGTTCCGCTTCTGGGAGGTGACTGCCCTGTCGGAGGACTCGATCACTTTTTCGATTTTGGACAAGTCCAACTCTTCCCAGGGGTTTTTCGGCGATGTCAAGTCGAGCGTGACATACAGCGTTACCGACAGCACGTGGAAAATAAAGATCACGGCTGATTCGCTTGATCAAAAGACTCGTTTgttttcccccttttccctttttcgTCTCGGTTTGCCGCATTCTAACACTCCGATCGAAAAGCGATCCTCCTGACTCAGCACACCTACTTCAACCTCGACGCCTACCGCAACCCGGCCACCTCCCTGATCTGGGACcacaccctccacctcccctacTCCTCCCGCTACCTCGAAGCCGACCAAGGCGCCCTCCCCACCGGCAAGATCCTCACCGCCGCCCCGGGCTCCATCAACGACtttgcctcctccgccaacctcAAGTTCGGCCACTCCCGTGATGACCCCAAGTTCCAGGGCAACTGCGGCGCCAACGGCGCGTGCGAGGGGTACAACGGGTACTGGCTCATCGAGGACGCCCCCGAGGACGCGGTCGTCCTGACGCTGGCGAGCGAGTTTAGTGGTGTCAAGGCGGAGCTGAGGACTGATCAGCCCGGTGTGGTGATTTATTCTTGCTCGTGGATGGACGGGAGCGCGGACGTGAAGAAGAGTACCCAGGggctgggggagaagaaCAACAAGGTTGTCAAGAGCAGCTGTGTCGCGATTGAGGCGCAGGATTACCCTGATGGGATTAACAAGCCGGAGTGGGGACGTCTGGAGAAGCAGATCTTTGGGCCGGGGGAGCGGTATGTACAGGAGACTTCTTGGACTTTTGGACTGGTTTAAGAGTCGAGGGAAATgtgaggggttgttggaggggatcAAGGAGAGATAAGTATATTGGTGGAATGGTGGTATGAGTTCAAAATCATTCGGTACATACTTGTAGTCTGCTTTGAAGAAAGTTGGTTTGTTGACGTTGAGAAAGAAAGCTTTCCATTATGAGGTGCTGAGCACAGATACGCCCTACCGAAGCCTTGAGTGAAGTTAACCTTTCTTGATGTACCGGTAATGAAAAACATGGGGCTTTCAGCTTTTCAAGATAAGCAGTCCGTCCACATGGCAATAACCGTGAAACAGCCATGTATGCAACTCTCAATCAACGCTTCTTTGAAACACCTAGCTTCTGCTCGCCCCCCTAACCAGAGCTTCACCTCCCAAGTCCCAAACCACACCAATCCCCTCAAACTATCAATCATCACCgtaccaccaccccttcccgtCTCACCCGCAAACCGCGTCCCGCCACTCCGTCCCACACAAACCAACACTTGGAAGATCCCAACGGTCCGCGTACCAGGTCAATGACAGATGAAACACCAGATCTAcccatcccactcctccctttcccttcccgaCCCTGAAGATCTCAGCTGATCCCTCCACCCACACCTGACGTCACAAATGGAGCTCTCCCTAGTCTACCGTTTCGAAAAGAGAAGATCCCCTCGCGCGCCGCTAAACCttttatcctttttttttttttttttttttttttgccacAGTTTGCCTTCTCTTTACCCTGTGGAAGGAAAGTGTGTCCTGTCCCTCCCCTCTGACACATGTAACCTCTCACAAGCTTCACCTTTCACCAAACACCATAAACTTTGTCCGTCTGATACGTAGAGTAAGATAGATCTTCGAGATGGTGGGTATCCGCATTTTTTCTCGCCTGCTTGGTGCTACATAACATCCAACTCTTCCCCCTTAAAAGTAATGCTGCTGCTAAACAAATGCAATATGCATCctgctcccccctcccaaacatACACATTAAGTAAAAACACAAAACGAAATGAAGagcagaaagaaaaaaaaagtctgTATCAGAAAATAAATTGTGGCAGCACAAGAAAACAAGGGCAAAAAGACCCAGCAAATCCCTTGataacccaccaccccccccccttaaAGCCCCCACTAAGCAAAAAAACGTTTTGCTATGCTGTCAAAAATAAAATGCTGCTGGCCAGCCACCCCTTGCCCGTTTTTGCTCCATGACTCCCCGCCCAAAAAAGGTAGTGTGGTGTAAAGTGTGGTAAAAGGACATTCCCATCGGCCATTTGCGTGGTAATGCGTTGTGTGGCTtttgaaaaagaaaaagaagtgTTGAATGATATAAAGTACCGTTAATAATCCCGCCCTGCCTTTCATGTGATCTTCCCTGTAGTAAATAATTCTTTCATACATAAAAAGACTTTTGTTCCTCGCGTCGTCGTTCATTCCTGGTCGTCCTTGATGTGCTTCATCGGATGCATTATGATATTGGGTGCAAATATTTGCCCGTCTTGCTGATGTAATAACCAGGGGAAGTCGacgccctcctccagcttgcGGCCTGTCCACGCGCTGAAGATTTGACGAGGGAAGTCCGATTCCCACCAGAAAGTCAGGCCCATGCCCCGAGGGTGGTCGAGATTGTCGGGGCCGTTGCCGGATTTGCTGGCCTGGGGCCCACCGCGCCACCACTCATCCTGCATCTTGTCATCGCCGTTGTCGCGGTGGAAGACGGGGTGCTGAGGGAAGCTGAGCTTGAGTCCGTGCCAGAGCGCAAAGCTTGGGAGAGTGGCCTCGCTTGGCACACGGATCCCTTGCTCGACTTGGGCTTGGTGAATGGCCAGGAGCAGCGTTCTGCTGCCACGCATGATGGCAGGTGGGCAGTAGTAGCGGGGTGTCTGAACGCCTTTCTTAAAGCCGTAAATCCACTCCTTGAACACCCAGCTATTCGGTTTGTTGGCGTCGTTGCAGTACGAGGTCGTGATCACGTCAGCCTCTTCGCCGACGCCCCAGCGGAAGGTTTCGTTGCGCGGGTCGGATACCGGAGGCTCGGGCCCAATGGGCAAGATCTCCCTCACTCGCATGGGACCCCAAGCCAAAGAGCCGCCGTTGTTCGCCTTGTCGACCTGCTTTGAGAATTCTTCGTAATCTCCGATTTCGTTAATCATATGCCAGAAAGTGGCACGCTCGAGGGCCTGCTTGCGGGGCTCCTCGCGCGCAAAGAGTGCCAGCCTGTCAAGCATCTTGCCGGCATCACCCATGAAGCGCATGTCCATTTCGACCTGCCACCAGTGATCAAACTCGGGGTAAAAGAGCGCGAGGAGCTGCATGGGCTGGAACACCTGCCACATGGTGCTAGCGTAGCTTGTTAGTTCGCCTGTCAGCCAAAACGAGATATGGGGGTTGTCGCCATCTCGACCCGGTTAGCTTACCGATGCTCCTCAACGTCCGGGTACCAGCTGTCCAGGAGCCGGTTGTCCCACAGAATCGCAATCGAGGCAAACTCGGGAGGAACGCCGGCATCCTTCAGACCTTGCTCGTACAGCTCTCTCGAAGCAAAAATCTCGGGCTTGTATCCCTCGTAATCCTTCATGTCGACCAGAAGAATGACCTGGTACTCGCCACCGGACTTGAGCGACGTTTCAGCAATGAGCGAGCGGATGTAGTACATATCCTCAGACGAGTACTCGTATCCCTTCCACACGCGCACCACAATGGCGGTCCTCCTGCTTGGCTCAAATTCGTGCCAGTGCCTGATTTCCGAGAAAGGGGCGTTCTTTCGGTAGGTGAATCGGGTCTCGATGCGCGTGTCGTTCAATGGCTCGGCGGCTTCGGGGAAGCGCTCTCGGTTTCGGTAGAAGCACTCATTCTGCAGCTTGCCCCAGTCAAGGTTGGCCCAGTCGACCTTTTGGCGCTTGTAGTCCTCCTTGTCTTCGCCGTAGCCATAGGGTCCGTAGCGGTTTTCGGCCGTCATGTAGGTCAAGTCAAAGCCGAGGGCCTCAAAGGAGCCGGCAAATGGGATTGGGTAGGCTGTCAATGGCATTGTTTGTTAGAACAAAGAAAACCGCGTGAGATAACGACGCCGAAGGGAGCGCGCTTACGGCCAtcaatctccttctcaacAAGGTCGTCGTCGGGGCTATGTCCCAGAAGGTGTCCACGGGGACCGTAACAGGGAATGCGCGGAGCGAGTGGTGGTAGGACATTGTGAGTTGGCATCCGTTGTGGTTGTTTCCGCAGATCGGGAAGCTGAAGGCCGAGCCGTGACCAGTGCTCTGAAACATCGTTGCGCATCGACACGGTGACGAACCAGACGAAGCATATGGCGAGGCCGACGAACAGCGCCTGACGACTGAAGGCCAGGCGCCGTATCTTGGGATGGGCCAGAGCCAGACGGTTCatggcagcggcagcttTGGACGCGGGCGATTTGTCGCCCGGTCTGCTGTAGGTGAAGGCCTCCAGGTtggcgggtggtggggggatgaAGTGGGAAAATTACGGTTGGTGGCTTCTGGACTGCATCGATCGTGAGAAAGAGGGGAGCGGCGTCCGGGTAAAGACAACGACGCAGCGACAATAAACGAGCGACAGGAGCGACTGCAATaggcagaggcagagtcAGGCTGtgaaagcaagcaagcaagcaaagcaaGCCAGAACAAACAACCGCAGCGAACACAAGAACTCGGCACGATAATAAATGGAATGgagaatgaatgaatgaatgaatgaatggaCAGGTGCGACGGCCTGTGGTTTGCGAGTTTGCAGTTGGCAGGATCAAAAAATTGGGATTGCCAAGTGCCTGGAGCCCTTTCCTTCTCCCCTGAAGAAAAACCCCTGAACGACGCGCTGACCAGTGGACTATCCCCACATATTTGCTTGGAAAGCCCCCGTTTGGGAAAAGATGGGGCGCTATTCGCTGCTGGGGTTCCCTATCGGCACGACACAACCgcttttccacctccccgTTGCAAAGCCAAGCGCAGCGCCGAGACAttgcctcctccagctgcgCTGCGTCTTTCCTGTTATCATGTCGCATTTTATGCGTACACTTCTTGGACGGCTCGAGAACGGCTTGACTGGCATGGGCAATGGCGGTCTTTGTCAAAAATCAGATGAAAATACACGTGTGAAAATCAGGGTCCGGCGTCAGATTGCAAGCTTGCTGCACTTCCAGGTTGGCGTCTGTCAGAATCAACATGGGTGCTTCCAGGTTAGCCCTGGATTCAAATGTTGGAAGTGGACACTTCGGATGGAGGCGACCTAAGCCAGATCAGGTTTAATATCCAATTCAGGGGGCTGTACCCCCACGATCACAGCGGATAAGGTGACGCGATCCCCCGCGAGAAGGTCGTGATAAGAACTTGTATGGATATTATTTGGGGGCACATGTAAATGCGCTTCACTACATTCTAATAGTTTATCGTCATACCATACCTTGGGGATGCAAAGTTGTGAGGACTCACACTTCTTCCAGGCCAAGACTGTGCTGCAACTCCAAACATGCGCCAAGTCAGCATCTCAGCATAGACCTACGGCTTACCTACTCAAAAGGGTAGCGAGCAATCTGCACCAGGGGGGAGACTTCATCCATTTTTCTGAAAGCATTAGCATTCTTCCGCTATCTTGACTGAATCATTCCTGCTTGCCTTTCATGATCCCGGGTATATCTCCAACTGCCTCAATATCGCCTCCTCGCCCAAAATAACCAGAAACCGTTGGTTCCTAAACGTAAGCCGCAATCTCTCCCCAAAGCCAAGCCCTTTACCTCATGTCCAGCCACCTTAGTACCGATGTCTCGTGGAATAGTCCTTGGGGCTGACCACCAGACCACGGCCCTTCTTCGCACCCCGATATACCGTCTCGATAATGTCGATGAGCTCCTGCTTGTCTTCCAGCACCCActtgatcttgttgttgtcaccGGTGCCCAGATCGATCATCATGTGCTTGTTGCGGAAGAAGAACATGAGGGTGCACTCGTCGTAGAGCTCGTACATTGTGTTGAAGTCGGGGACCTTCTCGATGTCGCAAACGTCTGGAGTAGAAAGTCATGGTTAGCGTTTGCTTTGcgccaaagccaaaaaaaaaaaacagacaGAAACGGAGGGAAAGCTTACAGATGACTGCAAAGTTCTTGACCTTGTCGGCGATGCGGTAGAGCACCTCATCTTGTCGCATACACGCACTGCTGCCATCTCTGCCAAACCTGATGACTACCAGGCGCTCTTCTTCGCTAAGGATAGCTTGGTCGACGTGCCAGCCCGTCTCCAAGTGTGGCAGTACGAAACTAGAAGCCGTTGGTTGGTTAGTAACTAACCGACAAAGACACAGGCAGCTAAGGGGCGGGGCTCAACATACGACATGGTGATATATACGGGCTTGTCGCAAAACGGCTCGTGTAGTATTCGAAATGTAGATGATTTCGTTGATGACGTAAAATTTGGCGCGTAGGAGCTGATGTAGTTGCTGCGGCAGGATTAGAAAAGAACGAGCAAGTTGAAGTGAGTGAACTTTCTGGACCGTCGCCTTCTCGAAGGCTGTCGAAAAGCCCCCACCGCGTTGCATCAGATTTGCTGACGTAACAGGGCCTGGCCTACCAGCCTTACGAGGCGCACGGTCCACTCGCTCTGTCGCGTCGACGCGTTAATGGTTTTTGGGGAGACCCCTCTATTGCCTCGtgagcaacaccaccattcAACAAGCCAGCACTTTCCAGCGTTGTCGCGAATCTTTCAATTTCCCAAATATTCTCAAGTCTTGAAAATGACAGTTGAAGCCCCTTCCACAACCCCCGCCGCGCCGGCCGCGGccccagcagccaccacccccctaaaAAGACACGAAGAATACCAATACCTCGACCTCGTCCGCGACATCCTCGAAAACGGTGAACTCCGCCGGGACCGGTATGCTCCCTTTCTCACTCCCCCTTTCTCACTCCCCCTTTCTcactccccctttcccactcATCATCTAACCATCTTCTCTCCAGAACCGGGACAGGCACCTACTCCCTcttcgccccctcccccctcaagttctccctctccaccccaacaggaacccccctcctccccctcctaaCCACAAAACGTGTCTTTACCCGCGCCATAATTCTCGAACTCCTCTGGTTCATCTCCggctccacctcctccctccccttgtcCTCCCAAAACGTCAAAATTTGGGACGGCAACGGCTCCCGCGCCTTCCTCGACAGCCTAGGCCTCACCCACCGCGAAGAGGGCGACCTCGGCCCCGTGTACGGCTTCCAGTGGCGCCACTTTGGCGCAGAGTACGTTGACTCCAAAACAGACTACACCGGCCAGGGTGTCGACCAGCTCGCGCGCATCGTCCAGACCCTCAAGACGAACCCGTACGATAGGAGGTTGATACTCTCGGCGTGGAACCCAAAGGACATGAGCCAGATGGTCCTCCCGCCGTGTCACATGTTTGCCCAGTTTTATGTCTCTTATCCTAGGTCGAGGAaagagacggaggaggggagggaggtcaAGGGGCATCTACACTGTCAGCTATACCAGCGGAGTTGTGatatggggttgggggtgccgTTTAATATCGCGAGTTATGCGCTGCTGACGCACATGCTGGCCCATGTGTGTGATTTGGTGCCGGGGAGCTTGACGCACGTGATGGGGGATGCGCATGTGTATTTGAATCATGTTGATGCTCTCAAGACGCAGCTGGAAAGAGAACCGAGGGAGTTCCCAGAGTTGGAGATCAagagggagaaagggggAAGTATTGATGGATGGAAGTTGGAAGATTTCGAGATCAAGGGGTATAACCCGCACAAGGTTATCTCGATGGAGATGTCTGTATAGTTCCAAGCTGATTTGGCATCATAGATAAAGTTGCAGGCGACTGGATATTCAGCGCAAATAATTAGACATGTAAAGCAGAGGTGGTATATTCATCTGACACAAAAGTCCATGCTACTTGTTCCTAAAACCCTTTTCCATAGCGGTATCAAACCCTTTCTTCTTACTTGGTATGCACCGGCACCTCCTTGCTCTGCGTAAAGTGCCTCGGCAACTtattctccccctccgcatACGGGAaacccgcctcctccctcgccatatCATTCACCCACTTCTCATTCCCCTTcagcccccccttcccatgcTTTTCCACG is from Podospora pseudopauciseta strain CBS 411.78 chromosome 5 map unlocalized CBS411.78m_5.2, whole genome shotgun sequence and encodes:
- the DIM1_2 gene encoding Dimethyladenosine transferase (COG:A; COG:D; EggNog:ENOG503P1R3; BUSCO:EOG0926506U); translation: MSFVLPHLETGWHVDQAILSEEERLVVIRFGRDGSSACMRQDEVLYRIADKVKNFAVIYVCDIEKVPDFNTMYELYDECTLMFFFRNKHMMIDLGTGDNNKIKWVLEDKQELIDIIETVYRGAKKGRGLVVSPKDYSTRHRY
- a CDS encoding uncharacterized protein (EggNog:ENOG503NVPQ; COG:G), which produces MRFSTTFIMAAVAQAAAVVRQTEGFAPGADGKYTISAPGIKAQFIPYGATLTNLFVRDKNGDDIDVVLGYDDIDYYPVDPGHPVYNAIPGRYANRIGNGKYSIDGVEYTTQKNDGDNTLHSGTNNWSFRFWEVTALSEDSITFSILDKSNSSQGFFGDVKSSVTYSVTDSTWKIKITADSLDQKTPILLTQHTYFNLDAYRNPATSLIWDHTLHLPYSSRYLEADQGALPTGKILTAAPGSINDFASSANLKFGHSRDDPKFQGNCGANGACEGYNGYWLIEDAPEDAVVLTLASEFSGVKAELRTDQPGVVIYSCSWMDGSADVKKSTQGLGEKNNKVVKSSCVAIEAQDYPDGINKPEWGRLEKQIFGPGERYVQETSWTFGLV
- the TMP1 gene encoding Thymidylate synthase (COG:F; EggNog:ENOG503NXI6; BUSCO:EOG09263RVR), which produces MVFGETPLLPREQHHHSTSQHFPALSRIFQFPKYSQVLKMTVEAPSTTPAAPAAAPAATTPLKRHEEYQYLDLVRDILENGELRRDRTGTGTYSLFAPSPLKFSLSTPTGTPLLPLLTTKRVFTRAIILELLWFISGSTSSLPLSSQNVKIWDGNGSRAFLDSLGLTHREEGDLGPVYGFQWRHFGAEYVDSKTDYTGQGVDQLARIVQTLKTNPYDRRLILSAWNPKDMSQMVLPPCHMFAQFYVSYPRSRKETEEGREVKGHLHCQLYQRSCDMGLGVPFNIASYALLTHMLAHVCDLVPGSLTHVMGDAHVYLNHVDALKTQLEREPREFPELEIKREKGGSIDGWKLEDFEIKGYNPHKVISMEMSV
- a CDS encoding uncharacterized protein (EggNog:ENOG503PCGP; COG:S), with amino-acid sequence MNRLALAHPKIRRLAFSRQALFVGLAICFVWFVTVSMRNDVSEHWSRLGLQLPDLRKQPQRMPTHNVLPPLAPRIPCYGPRGHLLGHSPDDDLVEKEIDGPYPIPFAGSFEALGFDLTYMTAENRYGPYGYGEDKEDYKRQKVDWANLDWGKLQNECFYRNRERFPEAAEPLNDTRIETRFTYRKNAPFSEIRHWHEFEPSRRTAIVVRVWKGYEYSSEDMYYIRSLIAETSLKSGGEYQVILLVDMKDYEGYKPEIFASRELYEQGLKDAGVPPEFASIAILWDNRLLDSWYPDVEEHRTMWQVFQPMQLLALFYPEFDHWWQVEMDMRFMGDAGKMLDRLALFAREEPRKQALERATFWHMINEIGDYEEFSKQVDKANNGGSLAWGPMRVREILPIGPEPPVSDPRNETFRWGVGEEADVITTSYCNDANKPNSWVFKEWIYGFKKGVQTPRYYCPPAIMRGSRTLLLAIHQAQVEQGIRVPSEATLPSFALWHGLKLSFPQHPVFHRDNGDDKMQDEWWRGGPQASKSGNGPDNLDHPRGMGLTFWWESDFPRQIFSAWTGRKLEEGVDFPWLLHQQDGQIFAPNIIMHPMKHIKDDQE